The Epinephelus lanceolatus isolate andai-2023 chromosome 1, ASM4190304v1, whole genome shotgun sequence genome has a window encoding:
- the LOC117256574 gene encoding lumican isoform X2 yields MHQTGYISAAVSMAPLCCAVLVLLYIFDSASATTVANTDYGGVPLWINRLLGEPSVTSLQGRMDSAWFRANNPESCPEQCDCPIHWPTALYCDHRGLADIPDHLPDRTQYLFLQGNNISSLSSSFLANITDLRWLILDHNQLQSDKLDQAALQNQSQLSYFFANHNHLKSVPSALPAGLKQLRLAHNQIRSISPGAFQNLHNLTLLLLQGNRLQTITEGDLKGLVSLNLLDLSGNSLSSVPKHLPPSVQQLYLSNNTFSELDEDSFVGFLSLKYLHLSHCGLQSSGVHLQVFNFSSLVELDLSYNKLTTIPTVPTTLQYLYLEANQIQEFNVSSFCREVGPLSYSRMKILRLDGNKMSYHQLPYDWVFCLRVLESIYI; encoded by the exons GGTTATATCTCAGCAGCTGTCTCCATGGCTcccctgtgctgtgctgtgttggtCCTGCTGTACATTTTTGACTCTGCCTCAGCCACTACTGTAGCTAACACAGATTATGGAGGTGTTCCTCTGTGGATTAATCGCCTGTTGGGTGAGCCCAGTGTGACAAGCCTGCAGGGACGGATGGACTCAGCCTGGTTCCGAGCCAACAACCCCGAatcctgccctgaacagtgtGACTGCCCTATCCATTGGCCCACAGCACTCTACTGTGACCATAGAGGCTTGGCAGACATCCCTGACCACCTGCCAGACAGAACTCAATACCTGTTTTTACAG GGCAATAACATCtcgtctctgtcctcctcctttctGGCCAACATCACTGATCTACGCTGGCTCATCCTGGACCACAACCAGCTGCAGAGCGACAAGCTGGACCAGGCCGCCCTGCAGAACCAGAGCCAGCTGTCCTActtttttgcaaaccacaacCACCTGAAATCAGTGCCCAGTGCTCTCCCAGCTGGACTCAAGCAGCTGCGACTGGCCCACAACCAAATCAGGAGCATCAGCCCCGGAGCTTTCCAGAACCTCCACAAcctgacgctgctgctgctgcagggaaACAGACTGCAAACCATCACAGAGGGAGACctcaaag gtctGGTCAGTCTGAACCTGCTGGACCTCAGTGGGAATTCGTTGTCATCCGTCCCCAAGCATTTACCCCCTTCTGTCCAGCAGCTCTATCTGTCCAACAACACTTTCTCTGAGCTGGATGAAGACAGTTTCGTTGGATTTCTCAGCCTCAAGTACCTTCATTTGAGTCACTGTGGTCTGCAGAGCAGCGGCGTCCACCTGCAGGTCTTCAACTTCTCTAGCCTGGTGGAACTGGACCTTTCTTATAACAAACTAACAACCATTCCCACAGTCCCCACCACCCTGCAGTACCTCTACCTTGAGGCCAATCAAATACAAG AGTTCAATGTGAGCAGTTTCTGCAGAGAGGTGGGACCTCTGTCTTACTCCAGGATGAAGATCCTACGACTGGATGGAAACAAAATGTCCTACCACCAGCTGCCGTATGACTGGGTCTTCTGCCTGCGAGTGCTTGAGAGTATTTACATCTGA
- the LOC117256574 gene encoding lumican isoform X1, producing MWAAFEEEECIRQWGYISAAVSMAPLCCAVLVLLYIFDSASATTVANTDYGGVPLWINRLLGEPSVTSLQGRMDSAWFRANNPESCPEQCDCPIHWPTALYCDHRGLADIPDHLPDRTQYLFLQGNNISSLSSSFLANITDLRWLILDHNQLQSDKLDQAALQNQSQLSYFFANHNHLKSVPSALPAGLKQLRLAHNQIRSISPGAFQNLHNLTLLLLQGNRLQTITEGDLKGLVSLNLLDLSGNSLSSVPKHLPPSVQQLYLSNNTFSELDEDSFVGFLSLKYLHLSHCGLQSSGVHLQVFNFSSLVELDLSYNKLTTIPTVPTTLQYLYLEANQIQEFNVSSFCREVGPLSYSRMKILRLDGNKMSYHQLPYDWVFCLRVLESIYI from the exons GGTTATATCTCAGCAGCTGTCTCCATGGCTcccctgtgctgtgctgtgttggtCCTGCTGTACATTTTTGACTCTGCCTCAGCCACTACTGTAGCTAACACAGATTATGGAGGTGTTCCTCTGTGGATTAATCGCCTGTTGGGTGAGCCCAGTGTGACAAGCCTGCAGGGACGGATGGACTCAGCCTGGTTCCGAGCCAACAACCCCGAatcctgccctgaacagtgtGACTGCCCTATCCATTGGCCCACAGCACTCTACTGTGACCATAGAGGCTTGGCAGACATCCCTGACCACCTGCCAGACAGAACTCAATACCTGTTTTTACAG GGCAATAACATCtcgtctctgtcctcctcctttctGGCCAACATCACTGATCTACGCTGGCTCATCCTGGACCACAACCAGCTGCAGAGCGACAAGCTGGACCAGGCCGCCCTGCAGAACCAGAGCCAGCTGTCCTActtttttgcaaaccacaacCACCTGAAATCAGTGCCCAGTGCTCTCCCAGCTGGACTCAAGCAGCTGCGACTGGCCCACAACCAAATCAGGAGCATCAGCCCCGGAGCTTTCCAGAACCTCCACAAcctgacgctgctgctgctgcagggaaACAGACTGCAAACCATCACAGAGGGAGACctcaaag gtctGGTCAGTCTGAACCTGCTGGACCTCAGTGGGAATTCGTTGTCATCCGTCCCCAAGCATTTACCCCCTTCTGTCCAGCAGCTCTATCTGTCCAACAACACTTTCTCTGAGCTGGATGAAGACAGTTTCGTTGGATTTCTCAGCCTCAAGTACCTTCATTTGAGTCACTGTGGTCTGCAGAGCAGCGGCGTCCACCTGCAGGTCTTCAACTTCTCTAGCCTGGTGGAACTGGACCTTTCTTATAACAAACTAACAACCATTCCCACAGTCCCCACCACCCTGCAGTACCTCTACCTTGAGGCCAATCAAATACAAG AGTTCAATGTGAGCAGTTTCTGCAGAGAGGTGGGACCTCTGTCTTACTCCAGGATGAAGATCCTACGACTGGATGGAAACAAAATGTCCTACCACCAGCTGCCGTATGACTGGGTCTTCTGCCTGCGAGTGCTTGAGAGTATTTACATCTGA
- the LOC117256574 gene encoding lumican isoform X3 produces MAPLCCAVLVLLYIFDSASATTVANTDYGGVPLWINRLLGEPSVTSLQGRMDSAWFRANNPESCPEQCDCPIHWPTALYCDHRGLADIPDHLPDRTQYLFLQGNNISSLSSSFLANITDLRWLILDHNQLQSDKLDQAALQNQSQLSYFFANHNHLKSVPSALPAGLKQLRLAHNQIRSISPGAFQNLHNLTLLLLQGNRLQTITEGDLKGLVSLNLLDLSGNSLSSVPKHLPPSVQQLYLSNNTFSELDEDSFVGFLSLKYLHLSHCGLQSSGVHLQVFNFSSLVELDLSYNKLTTIPTVPTTLQYLYLEANQIQEFNVSSFCREVGPLSYSRMKILRLDGNKMSYHQLPYDWVFCLRVLESIYI; encoded by the exons ATGGCTcccctgtgctgtgctgtgttggtCCTGCTGTACATTTTTGACTCTGCCTCAGCCACTACTGTAGCTAACACAGATTATGGAGGTGTTCCTCTGTGGATTAATCGCCTGTTGGGTGAGCCCAGTGTGACAAGCCTGCAGGGACGGATGGACTCAGCCTGGTTCCGAGCCAACAACCCCGAatcctgccctgaacagtgtGACTGCCCTATCCATTGGCCCACAGCACTCTACTGTGACCATAGAGGCTTGGCAGACATCCCTGACCACCTGCCAGACAGAACTCAATACCTGTTTTTACAG GGCAATAACATCtcgtctctgtcctcctcctttctGGCCAACATCACTGATCTACGCTGGCTCATCCTGGACCACAACCAGCTGCAGAGCGACAAGCTGGACCAGGCCGCCCTGCAGAACCAGAGCCAGCTGTCCTActtttttgcaaaccacaacCACCTGAAATCAGTGCCCAGTGCTCTCCCAGCTGGACTCAAGCAGCTGCGACTGGCCCACAACCAAATCAGGAGCATCAGCCCCGGAGCTTTCCAGAACCTCCACAAcctgacgctgctgctgctgcagggaaACAGACTGCAAACCATCACAGAGGGAGACctcaaag gtctGGTCAGTCTGAACCTGCTGGACCTCAGTGGGAATTCGTTGTCATCCGTCCCCAAGCATTTACCCCCTTCTGTCCAGCAGCTCTATCTGTCCAACAACACTTTCTCTGAGCTGGATGAAGACAGTTTCGTTGGATTTCTCAGCCTCAAGTACCTTCATTTGAGTCACTGTGGTCTGCAGAGCAGCGGCGTCCACCTGCAGGTCTTCAACTTCTCTAGCCTGGTGGAACTGGACCTTTCTTATAACAAACTAACAACCATTCCCACAGTCCCCACCACCCTGCAGTACCTCTACCTTGAGGCCAATCAAATACAAG AGTTCAATGTGAGCAGTTTCTGCAGAGAGGTGGGACCTCTGTCTTACTCCAGGATGAAGATCCTACGACTGGATGGAAACAAAATGTCCTACCACCAGCTGCCGTATGACTGGGTCTTCTGCCTGCGAGTGCTTGAGAGTATTTACATCTGA